Within Amycolatopsis sp. cg5, the genomic segment CTTGCCTACCACCGTGATTACGCCGCGCAGTGGATGGTCCGGCTCGGCGACGGCACCGAGCTGTCGCACGAGCGGATGCAGGAGGGGCTCGACGCGGCCTGGCCGTATGTCGGCGAGCTTTTCCTGACGCACCCGGTCGAACTCGTCGACGCCGCCTCGCTGCGCGAGGAGTTCGACGGCGTGCTCGCGCAGGTTCTCGCGGCCTCGACGCTGAAGAAGCCCGAAGCCGGCGCACTCGCCGGTGTCTCCGGCAAGACCGGGCGCGACGGTGTGCACACCGAGCAGCTGGGTTTCCTGCTGGCGGAGATGCAGAGCGTCGCTCGGGCGCATCCGGACGCGACGTGGTGAGCACAGTGACGGCGGCCGCCGTCGCGGCCACGGTCACCGACCCCGAGCTGCCGATGCTCACGCTGGCCGATCTCGGCGTGCTGCGGGAGGTCGACGAGGCCGACGGCCGCGTGGTCGTGTCGATCACGCCGACGTACACCGGCTGCCCGGCCATGGACACCATGCGCGACGACCTCGAGCACGCGTTGCTCGGCGCCGGGTTCGCCGAGGTCGAGGTGCGGACCGTGCTGCAGCCTGCCTGGTCGACCGACTGGATCAGCGAGAACGGCAAGCGCAAGCTGGCCGAAGCCGGTATCGCGCCGCCGGGGCAGGCGCCGCGGCTGACCGGCCCGATCC encodes:
- the paaD gene encoding 1,2-phenylacetyl-CoA epoxidase subunit PaaD encodes the protein MSTVTAAAVAATVTDPELPMLTLADLGVLREVDEADGRVVVSITPTYTGCPAMDTMRDDLEHALLGAGFAEVEVRTVLQPAWSTDWISENGKRKLAEAGIAPPGQAPRLTGPIPLTLSAPVSRVRCPRCDSADTEELSRFSATACKALRRCRACLEPFEHVKEI